GCCGGGCTCACCGATCAGGACCGGGTTGTTCTTCGTACGGCGGGACAGCACCTGCATGACCCGCTCGATCTCCTTCTCGCGCCCGATGACCGGGTCGAGCTTGGACTCACGAGCGGCCTGGGTGAGGTTCCGGCCGAACTGGTCGAGGACCAGGGACGTGGAGGGCGTGCCCTCGGCAGGACCGCCGGCGGTGGCGGTCTCCTTGCCCTGGTATCCGGAGAGCAGCTGGATGACCTGCTGCCGCACCCGGTTGAGATCGGCGCCCAGCTTGACCAGGACCTGGGCGGCGACGCCCTCGCCCTCACGGATCAGGCCGAGCAGGATGTGCTCCGTGCCGATGTAGTTGTGGCCCAGCTGAAGGGCCTCGCGGAGCGAAAGCTCCAGGACCTTCTTGGCACGGGGGGTGAAGGGAATGTGACCGGACGGAGCCTGCTGGCCCTGCCCGATGATCTCCTCCACCTGCTGGCGGACCGCCTCGAGCGAAATCCCGAGGCTCTCCAGGGCCTTAGCGGCGACACCCTCGCCCTCGTGGATCAAGCCCAGGAGGATGTGCTCGGTGCCGATGTAGTTGTGGTTGAGCATCCGGGCTTCTTCCTGAGCCAGGACGACAACCCGCCGCGCGCGGTCGGTGAACCTCTCGAACATCGTTAATCGCTCCTCAGAGCGGTCAGGCAGTAAAGGGGTCGGTCCCCTCCCTGTCCTTCCGCAGCTTAGTCCCGCAAGCGGGGACCGCTCATTCCAACTGCCGACACCCGGACCCCAACTCGGAGGATCTCCTGACCCCGAACGCCGACAACTGCTCCAACCCGATGGTGCGAGACGATGTTCCCGCAGGCCAGGCAGTTACCCCCACCAGCACTACGCCGATGGCGAACGTGTGGCGCCCGGGACCGCGTGTCGCCCCTCCCCACTAGGGATGTCTTACCCGTAAGGACTGACACTCCATGCGGCGCGCCCCGGTTCCCTCAGCTACGGGCGAACACCCTTGCGCCGCGGAACACGCCCTTACGCCCTCTTTCCGGGCACGCACCGCATTCATGCCACCACAGTGCGTAACCCATGCGCCGTCCCGGCTGTTGCCCCGACATGGCCCCCACAGTTCCTCAGCCCCGGGTACCGGTCGAGCAGAGCGACCCGGTGCGGCAGTGGTACGAGAACGAGCTCGGCTGGGCGACCGCCCCCGAGCCCGGACCCACGCGGCTCCTGACGGGGCTGCGCTTCGACGTCCTGGAACTTCCCGCGGAGGCGGGTTTCGCGGTGCTGCGCCACCTCGGGCCGAAGGCTCCGGTGGCACTGCGCGGGGAAACGATGCGCCTCCTGGTCAGCGCCGGCAGCGCGGACGAGCTGCCCGGTCTGCTCGACTGGCTGGAGTGGGGACACATCCCCCTCGGGCTCACCGCGGTCGGGGCGGGCGGGCGGATCGTCGCACCGACGCCCCCGGGATGGTCCGGCTCGCGGGGGGCCGCCGTCTGGCTGCGACCCCCGGAGCCCGGCTGTGAGGTGGAGCCGACGCTGCCCGCGCTCCCGTCCCTGCCCGGGGTGGGGGGCGGAGGGACTGCGCACCACAGCGATCCCGCCGTGGGCTCCGGTCTCGTACGTCTCGTGGACACGGCGGCGACGCAGTGCCACCGGGTCCGGCTGCGGCGACGCAGCCGTCAGCCGTTGGCCTTTTCGTAGGCCTCGCGAATGGACGCGGGAACGCGGCCGCGGTCGTTGACCTCGAAACCGTTCTCCTTCGCCCAGGCACGGATCGCGGCCGTGTCCTGGCCGCCGCCGGTCGAGGCGGCACGCGCCTTGCCGCGACCGCCCGAACCGCGGCCACCGGTACGCCGGCCGGCCTTGACGAAGTCCTCAAGGGCGCCACGGAGCTTGTCCGCGTTGGCCGTGGTGAGGTCGATCTCGTAGGACTTGCCGTCCAGCGCAAACGTCACGGTCTCGTCTGCCTCGCCACCGTCGAGGTCATCGACAAGAAGGACCTGAACCTTCTGTGCCACCGGATTTCCTTTCATCGATAACTGTGAGACCGGGCCGCAAGCCGCACGACACGCGCCGTCGATTCACCGGCCCCTGTTATATGCAGTACTGCAGTACGTCGGAAAGCAAACCGCTTTTGCTGGAAAAACACAAACCCCTGGGAGAGACCAGGCACCCCTAGAACCCTGGAAACGTGCGCGTTTCGGACATAGCCCACCTGGGCAGGGGACGGTCGGGAATACCGCGTGACGATCACAGATGCAGAAGCATCCGGCTGTTGCCCAAGGTGTTCGGTTTCACTCGTTCGAGGCCGAGGAACTCGGCGACGCCCTCGTCATAGGAACGCAGGAGCTCGCTGTAGACATCTCCGTCGACCGGAGTCTCGCCGATCTCCACGAAGCCGTGCTTCGCGAAGAAGTCGACTTCGAAGGTGAGACAGAAAACCTTGCGGACGCCGAGCCACCCGGCGGTCTGCAGCAACTTGCCCAACAGCTGATGCCCCACTCCGGCACCCCTGACCTCGGGATTCACTGCCAGTGTGCG
The window above is part of the Streptomyces venezuelae genome. Proteins encoded here:
- a CDS encoding histone-like nucleoid-structuring protein Lsr2; translation: MAQKVQVLLVDDLDGGEADETVTFALDGKSYEIDLTTANADKLRGALEDFVKAGRRTGGRGSGGRGKARAASTGGGQDTAAIRAWAKENGFEVNDRGRVPASIREAYEKANG
- a CDS encoding SCO3374 family protein, producing MAPTVPQPRVPVEQSDPVRQWYENELGWATAPEPGPTRLLTGLRFDVLELPAEAGFAVLRHLGPKAPVALRGETMRLLVSAGSADELPGLLDWLEWGHIPLGLTAVGAGGRIVAPTPPGWSGSRGAAVWLRPPEPGCEVEPTLPALPSLPGVGGGGTAHHSDPAVGSGLVRLVDTAATQCHRVRLRRRSRQPLAFS
- a CDS encoding amino-acid N-acetyltransferase, translated to MPAEVPERNELSELSAKAVSVRRARTSDVPGVRRLLDSYVRERILLDKATVTLYEDIQEFWVAERDDNAELVGCGALHVMWEDLAEVRTLAVNPEVRGAGVGHQLLGKLLQTAGWLGVRKVFCLTFEVDFFAKHGFVEIGETPVDGDVYSELLRSYDEGVAEFLGLERVKPNTLGNSRMLLHL